From a region of the Halolamina sp. CBA1230 genome:
- a CDS encoding AIR synthase family protein, which translates to MTDRGKIDRAFFAERIAPRLGAERDDVALGPTAGVDFGLLDLDGTGLVVATDPISVLPALGFERAGRFALHVALSDVAVAGVLPSHLAISFSLPTAISDEQFDALWTGIHAECAELGTSVVTGHTARYPAAEFPWVGAATAMGVCDPEAVVRPDGARPGDRLLVTRGPAVETAGLFASLYPEELGDRGLSPETVADAAAGLDEARLVRDAVAAAEAGEVAAMHDATEGGLLGAFCEMAGSAGVRFEVDTEAAPMRSGVEAVCDALGIDPWKSTSSGTLVLAVPPADVDAVRRAIADRGTPVAEVGTVVEGSGMRFRGEEWTEPPRDPSWDAYAELAGEE; encoded by the coding sequence ATGACCGACCGCGGCAAGATCGACCGCGCCTTCTTCGCCGAGCGGATCGCCCCCCGGCTCGGCGCCGAGCGCGACGACGTGGCGCTGGGGCCGACCGCCGGCGTCGATTTCGGCCTTCTCGACCTCGACGGGACGGGGCTCGTGGTCGCGACCGACCCGATCTCCGTGCTCCCGGCGCTGGGGTTCGAACGCGCGGGGCGGTTCGCACTCCACGTCGCGCTCTCGGACGTGGCCGTCGCCGGCGTGCTCCCGAGCCACCTCGCGATCTCCTTCTCGCTGCCGACCGCGATTTCCGACGAGCAGTTCGACGCGCTCTGGACCGGCATCCACGCGGAGTGTGCGGAGCTGGGGACGAGCGTCGTCACGGGCCACACCGCGCGCTACCCCGCCGCCGAGTTCCCGTGGGTCGGCGCCGCGACCGCGATGGGCGTCTGCGACCCTGAGGCGGTCGTGCGCCCGGACGGCGCGCGCCCGGGCGACCGCCTGCTCGTGACGCGCGGGCCGGCCGTCGAGACCGCAGGCCTGTTCGCGTCGCTGTACCCCGAGGAGTTGGGCGACCGCGGGCTCTCGCCCGAAACGGTCGCCGACGCGGCCGCGGGGCTCGACGAGGCCAGGCTGGTCCGGGACGCCGTCGCCGCCGCGGAGGCTGGAGAGGTAGCCGCGATGCACGACGCGACCGAGGGCGGCCTGCTGGGCGCGTTCTGCGAGATGGCCGGGAGTGCGGGCGTGCGGTTCGAAGTCGACACCGAGGCGGCGCCGATGCGCTCGGGGGTCGAGGCGGTCTGTGACGCGCTGGGGATCGACCCCTGGAAGTCCACCAGTTCGGGGACGCTCGTACTCGCCGTGCCGCCCGCGGACGTCGACGCAGTCCGGCGGGCGATCGCGGATCGCGGAACGCCCGTCGCCGAGGTCGGGACGGTCGTCGAGGGTTCGGGGATGCGGTTCCGCGGCGAGGAGTGGACCGAGCCGCCGCGGGACCCGTCGTGGGACGCCTACGCCGAGTTGGCCGGCGAGGAGTGA
- a CDS encoding LEA type 2 family protein, translating into MLGGKLAAASTLKVAAAVLGVLSLSIGGAWAVGIIGAPSVVGVNNAFGPVNESTTTIESELVVNNPNPFGVRLGGLTVDYAVEMNDVRMATGGREGVGVNASGNTSIPLTTMMNNDRIPTWWVSHVENDENTTLTVDASIHSDLLGKEFNPQIERPVNTNVIGGFNSDEDRPIDVDRPAAPEPVLWLNSTSGEWGAVDNETTEIDTAFDLYNPNPTPVAISEIGYEIEMNNVTMGEGTTEKGVAIAPGQTETVRATTALRNENLDEWWVSHLQNEQTTQLEVTFYARIDLSAFGGDTVRIQLDSIERTIETDIFGEGDGNEPEGTPTPDGEGTATPTDGDGTATPEDGTATPDDGTVTPDDGTPTPTDDGILAVGGPVA; encoded by the coding sequence ATGCTGGGTGGGAAGCTCGCAGCCGCGTCGACGCTGAAGGTGGCCGCTGCCGTGCTCGGAGTGCTGTCGCTCTCGATCGGCGGGGCGTGGGCCGTCGGAATCATCGGCGCGCCGTCCGTGGTCGGAGTGAACAACGCGTTCGGTCCGGTCAACGAGTCGACGACGACGATCGAGTCCGAGCTCGTGGTCAACAACCCCAACCCGTTCGGCGTCCGGTTGGGCGGGCTCACCGTCGACTACGCGGTCGAGATGAACGACGTGCGGATGGCGACCGGCGGGCGCGAGGGGGTGGGAGTCAACGCCAGCGGCAACACCTCCATCCCGCTCACGACGATGATGAACAACGACCGCATCCCGACGTGGTGGGTCAGCCACGTCGAGAACGACGAGAACACCACGCTGACCGTCGACGCCTCGATCCACTCGGATCTGTTGGGCAAGGAGTTCAACCCCCAGATCGAGCGGCCGGTGAACACCAACGTCATCGGCGGGTTCAACAGCGACGAGGACCGCCCCATCGACGTCGACCGCCCCGCCGCGCCCGAGCCCGTGCTCTGGCTCAACAGCACCAGCGGCGAGTGGGGTGCGGTGGACAACGAGACCACCGAGATCGACACCGCGTTCGACCTGTACAACCCCAACCCGACACCCGTCGCGATCTCGGAGATCGGCTACGAGATCGAGATGAACAACGTCACGATGGGCGAGGGCACGACCGAGAAGGGGGTCGCGATCGCACCCGGCCAGACGGAGACCGTCCGCGCGACCACCGCGCTCCGGAACGAGAACCTCGACGAGTGGTGGGTGAGCCACCTCCAGAACGAGCAGACGACCCAACTGGAGGTGACGTTCTACGCCCGGATCGATCTCTCCGCGTTCGGCGGCGACACCGTTCGCATCCAACTCGACTCCATCGAGCGCACGATCGAGACCGATATCTTCGGCGAGGGCGACGGGAACGAGCCGGAGGGAACGCCGACGCCGGACGGCGAGGGGACGGCGACGCCAACCGACGGCGACGGCACCGCGACACCCGAGGACGGCACGGCGACGCCCGACGACGGAACCGTCACACCCGACGACGGGACGCCCACACCCACCGACGACGGCATCCTCGCGGTCGGCGGCCCCGTGGCGTGA
- a CDS encoding heavy metal translocating P-type ATPase — protein sequence MSGSSACDLCDNPVPAHREGPFCSAGCRSVAETLPEPTADAEPRPADDAPDGTTSTFFAVDGMHSATCEAYLEAVACGIDGVVDADASYVTESVRVDCDGEPPIERLTEALSGLGYDATLREERDPGSAVDTDGGVVNGALGYRYAAGVVFATFLLIPYAVVFYPSHLAALLGFADPLGGDASVTTVVPVFLVLTFVVIVVTGAPVLRDAYIAIVLRKPNTGLLVTLTAIAAYLFGLAGYFAGIFGAYYDLAVVAVAGVTGATFYESLAKRNAASALTDLTVSRVEEATRETAAGTETVPVEHLEPDDRVLVPEGERVPVDGTLAEGECTVDEAVVTGESTPVRKQAGDDLIGGSVVTTGAATMTVGDDVRSSVDRLAASVWGFQSAAHGGQRRANRIAERVAPPLIAVAVLVGVGAFALSGGRVAVGIVGLLTTFIAASPWALGFATPLSAGSSVARALDRGVAVFDETTFERLRGVETVVFDKTGTLTTGKMEVLDQDAPADLLAAAAELERRASHPAAAAIVDAFGSDDAPAIESFTSHPTGVEGVVDGRRVLVGNPDLFAERGWSVPDAVQGRAIEARESGRLPVLVGEDGEATGIVIVGDEARTDWEATLERLADRGLDVVVLTGDDESAAAEFAASPHVTHVFAGVPPAGKSAAVGRLRAAGPVAMVGDGTNDAPALAAADLGISLGSGTALAAEASDLAVLDDRLDGVAAAFDCSAESYGRRRWNDRTALLYNVVAIPLAVAGLLNPLLTMGAAVLCCGLIAGNSFR from the coding sequence GTGTCCGGTTCGTCCGCCTGCGACCTCTGTGACAACCCCGTCCCGGCGCACCGCGAGGGGCCGTTCTGCTCGGCGGGCTGTCGGTCGGTCGCCGAGACGCTCCCGGAACCCACCGCCGACGCCGAGCCCCGGCCGGCCGACGACGCGCCCGATGGGACCACCTCGACTTTCTTCGCCGTCGACGGGATGCACTCCGCGACGTGTGAGGCGTATCTCGAAGCCGTCGCGTGCGGGATCGACGGCGTCGTCGACGCCGACGCGAGCTACGTCACCGAGTCCGTCCGCGTCGACTGTGACGGCGAGCCGCCGATCGAGCGCCTGACCGAGGCGCTCTCCGGTCTCGGCTACGACGCCACGCTCCGCGAGGAGCGCGACCCAGGGAGCGCGGTCGACACCGACGGCGGCGTCGTCAACGGCGCGCTGGGCTACCGCTACGCCGCCGGCGTGGTGTTCGCCACGTTCCTGCTGATCCCCTACGCCGTCGTGTTCTACCCCTCCCATCTCGCGGCGCTGCTGGGCTTCGCCGACCCGCTGGGCGGCGACGCGAGCGTCACGACGGTCGTCCCCGTGTTCCTCGTGTTGACGTTCGTCGTCATCGTCGTCACCGGCGCGCCCGTGCTCCGGGACGCCTACATCGCCATCGTGCTCCGGAAACCCAACACGGGGCTGCTCGTCACCCTGACCGCGATCGCGGCGTACCTGTTCGGGCTCGCGGGCTACTTCGCGGGCATCTTCGGCGCCTACTACGACCTCGCGGTGGTCGCGGTCGCGGGCGTCACCGGGGCGACGTTCTACGAGTCCCTCGCCAAGCGCAACGCCGCCAGCGCGCTGACCGACCTCACGGTCTCTCGCGTCGAGGAAGCGACCCGCGAGACCGCCGCCGGCACCGAGACCGTCCCGGTCGAGCATCTCGAACCGGACGACCGCGTGCTCGTGCCCGAGGGCGAACGCGTGCCCGTGGACGGCACGCTCGCCGAGGGCGAGTGTACCGTCGACGAGGCGGTCGTCACCGGCGAGTCGACGCCCGTCCGCAAGCAGGCGGGCGACGACCTGATCGGCGGCTCGGTCGTCACCACGGGTGCGGCGACGATGACCGTCGGCGACGACGTACGGAGCAGCGTCGACCGACTCGCCGCGTCGGTCTGGGGGTTCCAGAGCGCGGCCCACGGCGGCCAGCGCCGGGCCAACCGGATCGCCGAGCGCGTGGCACCGCCGCTGATCGCGGTCGCCGTCCTCGTCGGCGTCGGCGCGTTCGCCCTGAGCGGTGGCCGGGTCGCGGTGGGTATCGTCGGCCTGCTCACGACGTTCATCGCCGCCTCGCCGTGGGCGCTGGGGTTCGCGACGCCGCTGTCGGCGGGGTCGAGCGTCGCCCGCGCGCTCGACCGCGGGGTCGCGGTGTTCGACGAGACGACGTTCGAACGCCTGCGCGGCGTCGAGACGGTCGTGTTCGACAAGACCGGGACGCTCACCACCGGGAAGATGGAGGTGCTCGACCAGGACGCGCCCGCGGACCTGCTCGCTGCCGCGGCCGAACTGGAGCGACGCGCCTCCCACCCCGCGGCCGCGGCGATCGTCGACGCGTTCGGGAGCGACGACGCGCCGGCGATCGAGTCGTTCACCAGCCACCCGACGGGCGTGGAGGGGGTCGTCGACGGCCGGCGCGTGCTCGTCGGCAACCCCGACCTGTTCGCGGAGCGTGGCTGGTCCGTCCCCGACGCGGTTCAAGGTCGCGCGATCGAGGCCCGCGAGTCCGGCCGACTGCCGGTGCTCGTCGGCGAGGACGGGGAGGCGACGGGGATCGTGATCGTCGGCGACGAGGCCCGCACGGACTGGGAGGCGACGCTCGAACGCCTCGCCGACCGGGGGCTCGACGTGGTCGTGCTCACGGGTGACGACGAGTCCGCCGCCGCCGAGTTTGCCGCCAGCCCGCACGTCACCCACGTGTTCGCGGGCGTCCCCCCGGCCGGGAAGTCCGCGGCCGTGGGGCGCCTGCGGGCGGCGGGGCCGGTCGCGATGGTCGGCGACGGCACCAACGACGCGCCGGCGCTGGCCGCGGCGGATCTGGGTATCTCGCTGGGCAGCGGCACCGCACTCGCGGCCGAAGCGTCGGATCTCGCGGTGCTCGACGACCGGCTCGACGGCGTCGCCGCGGCGTTCGACTGCTCGGCGGAGAGCTACGGTCGGCGTCGCTGGAACGACCGGACCGCGCTGCTGTACAACGTCGTCGCGATCCCGCTGGCGGTCGCCGGGCTGCTCAACCCCCTACTGACGATGGGGGCGGCGGTGCTGTGCTGTGGGCTGATCGCCGGTAACTCGTTCCGGTGA
- a CDS encoding ABC transporter ATP-binding protein, translated as MLGGDPVKAVDGVSFDIREGETLGLVGESGCGKTTLGRTILNLETATEGEVVADDTDVTSISGRELREWQSEAQMVFQDPEASLNERMTVGEIIREPLDAHDWPDLAVSVSDDREVSGKRVHRAEDGERPDITVGVDDSVSIREDAPLSDDDVTVDADEFEIHVELSKHASEMREDRVRYLLEQVGLREEHFYRYPHQFSGGQSQRVGIARSLALEPRFLVLDEPVSALDVSVQARIINLLEDLQEELGLTFLFIAHDLSVVRHIADRVAVMYLGEVMELGPTEQLFTDPAHPYTESLLSAIPGSMVETGERITLRGQPPSPRDPPSGCRFSTRCPAKIRPDEYSVSGEHWEALDQLHSVFRARANAEKSIVDVVKERLGIQEVSTVDELLLELFDAERADDGDVSLNMPDDAASVVYEAAEMARAGDEDGAATRLDEAFGSVCSEEHPDANDVGEGRQSRCLRHREEYEDPGPVIDQRYRS; from the coding sequence CTGCTCGGCGGCGACCCCGTCAAAGCCGTCGACGGCGTCAGCTTCGACATCCGCGAGGGTGAGACGCTGGGGCTCGTCGGCGAGTCCGGCTGCGGGAAGACGACGCTGGGCCGGACCATCCTCAACCTCGAGACCGCGACCGAGGGCGAGGTGGTCGCCGACGACACCGACGTGACCAGCATCTCGGGGCGGGAGCTCCGGGAGTGGCAGAGCGAGGCCCAGATGGTGTTCCAGGACCCCGAGGCCAGCCTGAACGAGCGGATGACCGTCGGCGAGATCATCCGCGAGCCGCTCGACGCCCACGACTGGCCGGATCTCGCGGTGTCGGTTAGCGACGACCGCGAGGTGTCGGGCAAGCGCGTCCACCGCGCCGAGGACGGCGAACGCCCCGACATCACCGTCGGCGTCGACGACAGCGTCAGCATCCGCGAGGACGCGCCGCTGTCCGACGACGACGTGACGGTCGACGCCGACGAGTTCGAGATCCACGTCGAGCTCTCCAAACACGCCTCGGAGATGCGCGAGGATCGCGTGCGGTACCTGCTCGAACAGGTCGGGCTGCGGGAGGAGCACTTCTACCGCTACCCCCACCAGTTCTCCGGTGGGCAGAGCCAGCGCGTCGGGATCGCCCGATCGCTCGCGCTCGAACCGCGGTTCCTCGTGCTCGACGAGCCCGTCTCGGCGCTCGACGTCTCGGTGCAGGCCCGGATCATCAACCTCCTCGAGGACCTCCAGGAGGAGCTGGGACTGACGTTCCTGTTCATCGCCCACGACCTGAGCGTCGTCCGCCACATCGCCGACCGCGTGGCGGTGATGTATCTGGGCGAGGTGATGGAGCTCGGGCCGACCGAGCAGTTGTTCACCGACCCCGCCCACCCTTACACCGAGTCGCTGCTGTCGGCGATCCCCGGCTCGATGGTCGAGACGGGCGAGCGCATCACGCTGCGTGGCCAACCGCCGAGCCCCCGCGACCCGCCCAGCGGCTGTCGGTTCTCGACGCGCTGCCCGGCGAAGATCCGCCCCGACGAGTACAGCGTCTCCGGCGAACACTGGGAGGCGCTCGACCAGCTCCACTCGGTGTTCCGGGCCCGCGCCAACGCCGAGAAGAGCATCGTCGACGTGGTCAAGGAACGGCTGGGGATCCAGGAGGTGTCGACGGTCGACGAACTGCTGCTCGAACTGTTCGACGCCGAGCGGGCCGACGACGGCGACGTCTCGCTGAACATGCCCGACGACGCGGCGTCGGTCGTGTACGAGGCCGCGGAGATGGCTCGCGCCGGCGACGAGGACGGCGCGGCGACGCGACTGGACGAGGCGTTCGGCAGCGTCTGCAGCGAGGAGCATCCCGACGCCAACGACGTGGGCGAGGGACGCCAGAGCCGGTGTCTCCGCCACCGCGAGGAGTACGAGGACCCGGGCCCGGTGATCGACCAGCGCTACCGGAGCTGA
- a CDS encoding ABC transporter ATP-binding protein has protein sequence MSDTLLSVENLRTVFHTDKETIRAVDGVSFDVERGETVGLVGESGSGKSVTARSVLGLIEEPGVIEEGSIEFRGDELVGGSWDEHRGDIAIVFQDPMNSLNPVYTVGNQIKEALRIHQGLRGQEATDAAIDLLEDVGIPDAARRVSEYPHQFSGGMRQRAVIAIALACDPDLLVCDEPTTALDVTIQAQILELLDELQREENLGVLFITHDMGVIEETTDRVNVMYAGEFVESAPVEELFDNPRHPYTRGLLASIPGRTAGDERLPTIEGEVPTSTSEPEDCRFAPRCPYAFDACEEVHPERIDVGDGDVDHEAACLLYDERFEKSPPEEKFAEDGGERA, from the coding sequence GTGAGCGACACGCTACTCTCCGTCGAGAACCTCCGTACGGTGTTCCACACCGACAAGGAGACGATCCGCGCGGTCGACGGCGTCAGCTTCGACGTCGAGCGCGGCGAGACCGTCGGCCTCGTCGGCGAGTCCGGGTCGGGCAAGTCCGTCACCGCCCGCTCGGTGCTCGGGCTGATCGAGGAGCCCGGCGTGATCGAGGAGGGGTCGATCGAGTTCCGCGGCGACGAGCTCGTCGGCGGCAGCTGGGACGAACACCGCGGCGACATCGCGATCGTGTTCCAGGACCCGATGAACTCGCTCAACCCCGTCTACACCGTCGGGAACCAGATCAAGGAGGCGCTGCGCATCCACCAGGGGCTCCGCGGCCAGGAAGCGACCGACGCCGCGATCGACCTGCTGGAGGACGTGGGGATCCCCGACGCCGCCCGCCGTGTCTCCGAGTACCCCCACCAGTTCTCCGGCGGGATGCGCCAGCGCGCAGTGATCGCGATCGCGCTGGCGTGTGACCCCGACCTGCTGGTGTGTGACGAGCCGACGACGGCGCTCGACGTGACGATCCAGGCCCAGATCCTCGAACTGCTGGACGAGCTCCAGCGCGAGGAGAACCTGGGCGTGCTGTTCATCACCCACGACATGGGCGTGATCGAGGAGACGACCGACCGCGTGAACGTGATGTACGCCGGCGAGTTCGTCGAGAGCGCGCCGGTCGAGGAGCTGTTCGACAACCCCCGCCACCCGTACACCCGGGGGCTGCTGGCGAGCATCCCCGGCCGGACCGCCGGCGACGAACGGCTGCCGACCATCGAGGGCGAGGTGCCGACCTCGACGAGCGAGCCCGAGGACTGCCGGTTCGCGCCGCGGTGTCCGTACGCGTTCGACGCCTGCGAGGAGGTCCACCCCGAACGGATCGACGTGGGCGACGGCGACGTCGACCACGAGGCCGCCTGTCTGCTGTACGACGAGCGGTTCGAGAAGTCGCCGCCCGAGGAAAAGTTCGCGGAGGACGGGGGTGAGCGCGCGTGA
- a CDS encoding ABC transporter permease, producing the protein MSVRTENVVETLTDGRTAVWAAVGALLFVLQVGALANFVVSILADALLALPGVDSVGFLTAVENAVRSIPTLLSRETIPNEGYYNGSGYEGTFLGLAPAMAWALRVALVYLYAFVTLGWVVWGLRIYRQEHRAADWTPRDDMFDRFRGHKWGIFGLLIVFMFVTMAVFAPALGPTTVDQNMRNSYGHEISYWDSESGSVEEIVVGQANVNSLSVGNNQNIGPWTYDDYGRFHPFGTMQNGRDLFTFLAVGSRISLVIGVLSVALSASIAASLALTSAYYKGRIDLGMVLVSDAVMAMPQLLLLIMLTTVLRETWISDVYSGGFLLALIFAFTGWTYMWRSIRGPALQIAEREWIDAARSFGQTPITIMRKHMLPYVTGYLLIYGSMTLGGAIISIAGLSYLGLGVQPPTPEWGRAINLGQDYVRTGSWHISLIPGILITLVVTGFNALGDGIRDAIDPQSDSAGGETAGAGGGA; encoded by the coding sequence ATGTCGGTACGAACCGAAAACGTCGTCGAGACGCTCACTGACGGCCGGACCGCAGTGTGGGCCGCCGTCGGCGCCCTCCTCTTCGTGCTTCAGGTCGGCGCGCTCGCGAACTTCGTCGTCAGCATCCTCGCCGACGCCCTGCTCGCGCTTCCCGGCGTCGACAGCGTCGGCTTCCTGACCGCCGTCGAGAACGCGGTCCGGTCGATCCCCACGCTGCTCTCCCGCGAAACGATCCCCAACGAGGGGTACTACAACGGGAGCGGCTACGAGGGGACGTTCCTCGGGCTCGCACCCGCGATGGCGTGGGCGCTGCGTGTGGCCCTCGTCTACCTCTACGCGTTCGTCACCCTCGGCTGGGTCGTCTGGGGACTGCGGATCTACCGCCAGGAGCACCGCGCCGCCGACTGGACCCCCCGCGACGACATGTTCGACCGCTTCCGCGGCCACAAGTGGGGGATCTTCGGGCTGCTGATCGTGTTCATGTTCGTGACGATGGCGGTGTTCGCGCCGGCGCTGGGGCCGACGACGGTCGACCAGAACATGCGCAACTCCTACGGCCACGAGATCAGCTACTGGGACAGCGAGAGCGGGTCGGTCGAGGAGATCGTCGTCGGCCAGGCGAACGTCAACTCCCTCTCGGTGGGGAACAACCAGAACATCGGGCCGTGGACGTACGACGACTACGGCCGGTTCCACCCGTTCGGGACGATGCAGAACGGCAGGGACCTGTTCACCTTCTTGGCGGTCGGCTCACGCATCTCCCTGGTGATCGGCGTGCTCTCGGTCGCGCTGAGCGCGTCGATCGCCGCCTCGCTCGCGCTCACCTCGGCGTACTACAAGGGCCGGATCGACCTGGGGATGGTGCTGGTCTCCGACGCCGTGATGGCGATGCCGCAGTTGCTGTTGCTGATCATGCTGACCACCGTGCTCAGGGAGACGTGGATCAGCGACGTGTACAGCGGCGGCTTCCTGCTCGCGCTCATCTTCGCCTTCACCGGCTGGACGTACATGTGGCGGTCCATCCGTGGGCCGGCGCTGCAGATCGCCGAGCGCGAGTGGATCGACGCGGCCCGGAGCTTCGGGCAGACACCGATCACGATCATGCGCAAACACATGCTCCCCTACGTCACCGGCTACCTGCTGATCTACGGCTCGATGACGCTGGGTGGCGCGATCATCTCCATCGCGGGGCTCTCCTACCTCGGGTTAGGGGTGCAGCCGCCGACCCCCGAGTGGGGGCGGGCGATCAACCTCGGACAGGACTACGTCCGTACCGGCTCGTGGCATATCTCGCTGATCCCCGGCATCCTGATCACGCTGGTCGTGACCGGGTTCAACGCGCTGGGTGACGGGATCCGCGACGCGATCGACCCGCAGTCCGACAGCGCCGGCGGCGAGACAGCCGGGGCCGGGGGTGGCGCGTGA